In Vibrio bathopelagicus, the following are encoded in one genomic region:
- a CDS encoding class II fumarate hydratase gives MTLQFRIEKDSMGEVKVPADALYQAQTQRAVDNFAFSSHKMPTSFIQALALIKLAAADTNAQLGLLEGDIANAIAEASQEIIDGKHLDQFPIDVYQTGSGTSSNMNANEVIATLASRSLQGDVNPNDHVNMGQSSNDVVPTAIQVSVALTAENKLLPALTHLSEALTIKQQELAQVVKTGRTHLMDAMPITFAQELGGWKFQIEHAKQAIESSLPAVKALAQGGTAVGTGINADPRFADKFASNLSQSTKISFTSSENFFFNLSSQDAIVALSGQLKTAAVAIMKISNDLRWMNSGPLAGLGEIELQALQPGSSIMPGKVNPVIPEAAAMAAAQVIGNDTTITVAGQSGNFQLNVMLPVIAHNVLESIELLANSSVALADKVIATFTVRQDNLDLALSKNPILVTALNPVIGYLKAADIAKKAYKEGLPILDVAERETDLSREELSKLLDPSTLTQGGIAG, from the coding sequence ATGACCCTACAATTTCGAATTGAAAAAGACAGCATGGGGGAGGTTAAAGTCCCTGCGGATGCGCTATACCAAGCACAAACCCAACGTGCCGTAGATAACTTCGCGTTTAGTTCACACAAGATGCCAACCAGTTTTATTCAAGCTCTGGCGTTAATTAAGCTTGCCGCCGCCGATACCAATGCTCAATTAGGTTTACTGGAAGGTGATATTGCCAACGCGATAGCAGAAGCCAGCCAAGAGATCATCGATGGTAAGCATCTCGATCAATTCCCAATCGATGTCTACCAAACCGGCTCTGGCACCAGTTCTAACATGAACGCCAACGAAGTGATTGCGACACTAGCGTCAAGAAGCTTGCAAGGCGACGTGAACCCGAATGATCACGTCAACATGGGCCAGAGCAGTAACGATGTGGTACCAACTGCAATTCAAGTCAGTGTCGCACTCACTGCTGAAAATAAATTACTACCTGCACTAACCCACCTCTCTGAAGCACTTACCATCAAGCAACAGGAGCTTGCTCAGGTAGTGAAGACGGGCCGTACTCATCTAATGGATGCGATGCCGATTACCTTTGCTCAAGAGCTTGGTGGTTGGAAATTTCAGATTGAACATGCCAAGCAAGCAATAGAAAGCAGCTTGCCAGCAGTCAAGGCGCTTGCTCAAGGTGGTACAGCGGTAGGTACGGGGATCAATGCCGACCCACGCTTTGCCGATAAGTTTGCGAGTAACCTCTCTCAATCAACGAAGATCAGTTTTACCTCGAGTGAAAACTTCTTTTTTAACCTCAGCAGCCAAGACGCGATCGTTGCGCTGTCTGGTCAGCTCAAAACTGCAGCAGTTGCGATCATGAAGATCTCAAACGATCTTCGCTGGATGAATTCAGGACCATTAGCTGGCTTAGGGGAAATTGAGTTGCAGGCTCTACAACCGGGTTCATCGATCATGCCTGGTAAAGTGAACCCTGTAATTCCAGAAGCAGCTGCAATGGCGGCAGCACAAGTGATTGGCAATGACACCACCATTACGGTGGCTGGGCAATCGGGTAACTTCCAACTGAACGTGATGCTGCCTGTGATTGCTCATAACGTATTAGAAAGCATAGAACTGTTAGCCAACAGCTCAGTCGCGTTGGCTGATAAAGTAATTGCGACTTTCACTGTGCGCCAAGACAATCTTGATTTAGCGCTTTCAAAGAATCCAATTCTGGTGACCGCACTTAACCCTGTGATTGGCTACCTAAAAGCGGCGGATATCGCCAAGAAAGCCTACAAGGAGGGCTTACCAATTCTTGATGTTGCAGAAAGAGAAACTGATCTCAGCCGAGAAGAACTCAGCAAGCTGCTTGATCCAAGCACACTGACGCAGGGTGGTATTGCAGGTTAG
- a CDS encoding 3-phenylpropionate MFS transporter, giving the protein MFSPSPYGWISQYFLGFFFAYGVYLPFWALWFEDQGVSAGDIGVLIGIGFATRCVANLVITPRIHKVEHLMPALRCLSFAALLFVGFHFFTGGSFILMLLATVLFNLCYGPIIPLSDAMANHYSRLNMLDYGRTRLWGSIAFIAGSTVVGYLVAQFGTDMILYTAFAGVLMSLVLAMRNPNVMPVTHSEQQAVRPKLGELLRESSVVKFLALMALLQGSHAAYYSFSAIYWKEAGHSEAIIGYLWSLGVVAEVAVFALSKRLFSGITLRTLFVIAALGVMARWGITASTTAIAALILVQLLHGVTFAMAHIAAIQYIQSEEQNKMVALQALYNAIPLGAFIALMTTLSGWGYELWGANIFWGMAAMGGLALFIKLDERSSVVEVNQTASAQSDAQN; this is encoded by the coding sequence ATGTTTAGCCCTTCTCCCTATGGCTGGATCTCCCAGTATTTTCTTGGTTTCTTTTTTGCCTATGGTGTTTATTTGCCATTTTGGGCGCTGTGGTTTGAAGACCAAGGCGTTTCTGCGGGTGACATTGGTGTCCTAATTGGTATTGGCTTTGCGACGCGTTGTGTAGCTAACCTGGTGATTACGCCACGTATCCATAAAGTTGAGCATTTAATGCCAGCTTTGCGTTGTTTGAGCTTCGCGGCACTGCTGTTTGTTGGCTTCCACTTCTTCACTGGCGGCAGTTTTATATTGATGCTGTTAGCAACGGTTCTGTTTAACCTATGTTATGGGCCAATCATTCCACTCTCGGATGCGATGGCTAACCACTATAGTCGTCTTAATATGCTCGACTACGGGCGCACTCGTTTATGGGGTTCGATTGCCTTTATTGCCGGTTCGACTGTGGTTGGTTATTTGGTCGCGCAATTCGGTACTGACATGATTTTGTATACGGCGTTTGCTGGTGTGCTGATGTCATTAGTATTGGCGATGAGAAACCCTAACGTGATGCCGGTGACACACTCTGAGCAACAAGCGGTACGACCAAAATTAGGTGAATTACTAAGAGAGTCGTCAGTGGTTAAATTTTTAGCCTTGATGGCCCTACTGCAAGGTAGCCATGCTGCTTACTACAGCTTTAGTGCGATTTATTGGAAAGAGGCGGGTCACTCTGAAGCGATTATTGGTTACTTGTGGAGTTTAGGTGTTGTTGCAGAAGTGGCTGTGTTTGCTTTGAGCAAGCGACTGTTTTCTGGAATCACGTTACGTACTCTGTTCGTGATAGCAGCATTAGGTGTGATGGCTCGTTGGGGAATTACCGCATCGACTACCGCGATCGCGGCTTTGATTCTTGTGCAACTGCTTCACGGCGTGACATTCGCCATGGCGCACATCGCTGCGATTCAATACATCCAATCTGAAGAACAGAACAAGATGGTCGCCCTGCAAGCTCTGTACAACGCGATCCCACTTGGCGCCTTTATCGCGTTAATGACCACTTTAAGCGGTTGGGGTTATGAGCTTTGGGGAGCGAATATTTTCTGGGGCATGGCTGCGATGGGCGGATTAGCTTTATTCATTAAGTTGGATGAGAGAAGTTCAGTTGTTGAAGTCAATCAAACAGCCTCTGCTCAATCTGATGCTCAGAATTAA
- a CDS encoding sodium:solute symporter family protein — MDIQTWTFILVGITFAVYIGIAIWARAGTTSEFYVAGGGVHPVANGMATAADWMSAASFISMAGIISFVGYDGAVYLMGWTGGYVLLALCLAPYLRKFGQFTVPDFIGERYYSKTARMVAVFCAIFVSFTYVAGQMRGVGVVFSRFLEVDINLGIIIGMGIVFFYAVLGGMKGITYTQVAQFCVLIFAFLVPAIFTSIMMTGNPLPQVGMGSTLSGTDVYLLDKLDGLTEELGFTAYTEGNKSMVDVFFICAALMVGTAGLPHVIIRFFTVPKVRDARISAGWALLFISLLYTTAPGVAAFARVNMIETINGPDMQGVAAADAPSWYKNWESTGLVGWEDKNGDGKMFYSGDERNEMKINRDIIVLASPELAKLPNWVVALLAAGGLAAALSTAAGLLLVISTSISHDLLKKGFRPNMTDKQELLAARLAAMVAIVGAGYLGINPPGFVAQVVAFAFGLAAASFFPAIILGIFYKKMNKEGAIAGMLSGIAFTASYIIYFKFINPAASTPENWWFGISPEGIGTLGMCLNFVVSIAVNKVTAEVPQDVQDMVENIRYPKGAGEAHDH; from the coding sequence ATGGATATTCAAACTTGGACGTTTATTCTCGTCGGTATTACTTTCGCAGTATATATCGGCATCGCAATCTGGGCTCGCGCTGGAACAACCAGTGAATTCTACGTTGCTGGCGGCGGCGTACACCCAGTAGCAAACGGCATGGCAACAGCCGCTGACTGGATGTCGGCAGCATCATTCATCTCAATGGCAGGTATCATCTCATTCGTTGGTTACGACGGTGCGGTTTACCTAATGGGTTGGACAGGTGGTTATGTACTACTTGCGCTATGTTTAGCACCTTACCTACGTAAGTTCGGTCAGTTTACGGTTCCTGATTTCATCGGTGAACGTTACTACTCGAAAACAGCACGTATGGTAGCGGTATTCTGTGCAATCTTCGTATCATTTACATACGTTGCAGGCCAGATGCGTGGTGTTGGCGTTGTATTCTCTCGTTTCCTAGAAGTTGATATTAACCTAGGCATCATCATTGGTATGGGTATTGTGTTCTTCTACGCAGTACTTGGTGGCATGAAAGGCATCACTTATACGCAGGTAGCTCAATTCTGTGTCCTCATTTTCGCCTTCCTTGTTCCAGCAATCTTTACCTCAATAATGATGACGGGTAACCCACTTCCACAAGTTGGTATGGGCTCTACTCTCTCAGGTACGGATGTATACCTACTTGATAAACTGGATGGACTAACAGAAGAACTCGGATTTACCGCCTATACCGAAGGTAACAAGAGCATGGTAGATGTATTCTTCATCTGTGCGGCTCTAATGGTAGGTACTGCCGGTCTTCCACACGTAATCATTCGTTTCTTCACGGTACCAAAAGTACGTGATGCTCGTATCTCTGCGGGTTGGGCTCTACTGTTCATCTCATTGCTATACACAACAGCACCAGGCGTTGCAGCATTCGCTCGTGTAAACATGATCGAAACGATTAACGGTCCAGACATGCAAGGTGTCGCAGCAGCAGACGCACCAAGCTGGTACAAAAACTGGGAAAGCACAGGTCTAGTCGGTTGGGAAGATAAGAACGGCGATGGCAAAATGTTCTACTCGGGCGATGAACGCAACGAGATGAAGATTAACCGTGACATCATCGTACTGGCTTCTCCAGAGCTAGCGAAACTACCAAACTGGGTTGTAGCACTACTTGCAGCCGGTGGCCTAGCCGCCGCACTATCAACAGCCGCTGGTCTACTATTGGTTATCTCAACGTCGATTTCACATGACTTGTTGAAGAAAGGCTTCAGACCAAACATGACCGACAAGCAGGAGCTGTTAGCCGCTCGTTTGGCAGCCATGGTCGCGATTGTTGGCGCAGGTTACTTGGGTATTAACCCACCAGGCTTCGTAGCACAGGTAGTAGCGTTTGCCTTCGGCTTAGCCGCAGCATCCTTCTTCCCTGCCATCATCCTAGGTATCTTCTACAAGAAGATGAACAAGGAAGGCGCAATTGCAGGTATGTTGTCAGGTATTGCCTTCACAGCAAGCTACATCATCTACTTCAAGTTCATTAACCCAGCAGCAAGCACACCTGAAAACTGGTGGTTTGGTATCAGCCCAGAAGGCATCGGTACGCTAGGTATGTGTCTAAACTTCGTAGTATCGATTGCTGTAAACAAAGTAACAGCTGAAGTACCACAAGATGTACAAGATATGGTTGAGAACATCCGTTACCCGAAAGGCGCAGGTGAAGCTCACGACCACTAA
- a CDS encoding DUF294 nucleotidyltransferase-like domain-containing protein, whose translation MLMPDKFNMQHPPFDSLSNTEQLTLRSSLDVVYYRAHEVILEADRPSRHLHILIKGAVEERASSDGEIYAHYANDDIFDVRSQFEPHTKHQYIALEDTLSYLLPTDIFLELYHANGQFAAYFDSNLSTRKALIEAAQQQQNLAEFILTKVDESIYHPPLILEPGQPINQVTQTLKEQGLDSALIHLEHDDPKAFRSSCTFPYGIVTRTNLLHAVMLDNRPLDTAVGEIATFPVLHVNQGDFLFNAMITMTRNRVKRLMVCDGQNAVGMVDMTQILSAFSTHSHVLTLRIARATSIEELAMASNKQRQLVESLLSNGIRTRFIMELISAVNEQIIEKAFELVIPPALHNHCCLIVLGSEGRGEQILKTDQDNALIIQDGLEWHQCQSAMNDLTHTLQQLGYPLCPGNVMVNNPKWVHSQQEWKQTLTSWVKKATPDTVMDIAIMADAHAVAGNRDLLLPVKQHLSDLMLGQELILTEFCRPALNFSVPLTLFGNVKQSKSGLDIKQGGIFPIVHGVRALCLEHGVTVNNTFERIEQLVIKKVLEQSTADNLNEALKQFFKWRLTQRLSQQHSSNKINVKLMERADRDLLRHSLHVVKKFKQWLGYHYQIRD comes from the coding sequence ATGCTTATGCCTGATAAATTTAATATGCAGCACCCGCCCTTCGATAGCCTATCCAACACGGAGCAGTTAACGCTGCGCTCCTCATTGGATGTGGTTTATTACCGAGCACACGAGGTGATATTGGAGGCAGACCGCCCAAGTCGCCATCTGCATATTCTGATTAAAGGCGCTGTTGAAGAGCGCGCGAGCAGCGATGGAGAGATCTACGCACACTATGCCAATGACGATATCTTCGATGTACGCAGTCAGTTTGAGCCTCACACCAAACACCAATATATCGCACTTGAAGATACGCTAAGTTATCTACTGCCAACCGATATCTTTCTCGAGCTTTACCACGCCAATGGCCAGTTTGCCGCTTACTTTGATAGCAACCTTTCGACTCGAAAAGCGCTAATTGAAGCCGCTCAACAGCAGCAGAATCTTGCCGAGTTCATACTGACCAAAGTGGACGAATCGATCTATCACCCTCCACTGATACTGGAACCCGGCCAACCTATCAACCAAGTCACTCAAACCCTTAAAGAACAAGGGCTGGACTCGGCCTTAATTCATTTAGAACATGATGATCCAAAAGCTTTTAGATCATCATGTACCTTTCCATATGGAATCGTCACAAGAACCAATTTGTTGCACGCGGTAATGCTCGATAATCGTCCACTCGATACGGCGGTTGGCGAGATAGCAACCTTCCCTGTTTTGCATGTTAATCAAGGCGACTTCTTATTTAACGCCATGATCACCATGACCCGAAATCGCGTAAAAAGGCTGATGGTTTGTGATGGTCAAAACGCAGTGGGTATGGTCGATATGACGCAAATACTCAGCGCGTTCTCCACTCACTCGCACGTGCTTACTTTGCGAATTGCGCGGGCCACCAGCATTGAAGAGTTGGCCATGGCTTCAAACAAACAGCGTCAATTGGTCGAAAGCCTACTCAGTAACGGTATTCGCACACGCTTTATCATGGAGCTAATTTCAGCCGTAAATGAACAGATTATAGAGAAAGCGTTTGAGCTGGTTATCCCGCCAGCGCTGCACAATCATTGCTGCCTGATCGTGCTTGGGTCTGAAGGACGCGGGGAGCAAATTCTCAAAACCGATCAAGACAACGCTCTGATTATTCAAGATGGTTTGGAATGGCACCAGTGCCAAAGTGCCATGAACGACCTCACCCATACCCTGCAACAATTAGGTTACCCACTGTGCCCTGGCAATGTGATGGTCAACAATCCCAAATGGGTACATTCACAGCAAGAGTGGAAACAAACTCTGACGAGTTGGGTAAAAAAAGCGACGCCAGATACGGTGATGGATATTGCGATTATGGCGGATGCACACGCAGTTGCAGGCAATAGAGATCTGCTACTCCCTGTTAAGCAGCACTTGAGTGATTTGATGCTCGGACAAGAATTAATTCTTACGGAATTCTGCCGCCCCGCGCTGAACTTCTCGGTTCCCCTCACCCTATTTGGCAATGTGAAGCAATCCAAGTCAGGGCTCGACATCAAACAGGGCGGTATTTTCCCTATCGTGCACGGTGTGAGAGCACTTTGCCTTGAACATGGTGTCACGGTAAACAACACCTTTGAACGTATTGAACAGTTGGTCATCAAGAAAGTGCTCGAGCAAAGTACCGCCGATAACCTTAATGAAGCGCTCAAACAATTCTTTAAGTGGCGCTTAACCCAAAGACTTTCTCAACAGCACAGCAGCAACAAGATTAACGTCAAACTAATGGAGCGAGCAGACAGAGATCTGCTTCGTCATAGCCTGCATGTGGTGAAGAAATTCAAACAATGGCTCGGCTATCACTATCAGATACGAGATTAG
- a CDS encoding hybrid sensor histidine kinase/response regulator, with protein MQGWVVIPVSLAYLGVLFLIAWYGDRQVRWLSRWRPWIYSLSIAVYCTSWTFYGTVGQASNNPWSFLPIYLAPILVFTLGWRILARLILIAKREHITSIADFIAARYGKSQGLAVAVTVIAVVGILPYIALQLRGITMGLEIVAPDLAEDFGYQNYHVSWFVVGALAIFTMLFGTRHIDNTEHHRGMMMAVAFESIVKLAAFLIVGLFIIYLAMSSDKIDLLDVAASTYESPNIPTLVIHTILTMLAIVCLPRQFHTMVVENERPQDLHTARWLFPLYLILMGLFVLPIAWAGQGLLTGMPADTYVISVPMAEGANHIALLAFLGGTSAASGMVIVSTIALAIMVSNDLVMPLLLRRMRLTQRTHKHFSGLLLVIRRGLILLLLLGAWAFYQALDTIHSLSAIGFLSFAAIAQFAPALIGGLYWRLGNRKGVYVGLLVGSVIWLITLMSQTSMLAGDSDSNLLLWMITPPELLSSWDVSSSNWGIVMSILLNTLCYVVVSMTTRPSLSERLQSAAFVGTPLPENENISLYQNRVTVAELEMLASRFVGRKRAKSALHSYWQQHGQPLLPNQQAPASLIRHAERVLAGVFGASSAKLVLTSALQGRNMQLEEVATIVDEASELYDFSRGLLQGAIEHIGQGIAVIDKQMRLVAWNQRYLELFEFPVGLIQVGRPISDVIRHNAQQGLCGPGDPEDHVRRRVYHLEQGTRHTSSRIRPDGRVIEVQGNPMPSGGFVMSFTDITVFRQAEQALKDANESLESRVHERTQELEKLNQRLVKATQISDQESQSKSRFLAAVSHDLMQPLNAARLFASSLSEVAKEQEEKQLSSHIESALGAAEDLIGDLLDISRLESGKLETNIHAIAVHDVLTNLNAEFSALATQQKIQFQMIPSSLFIHSDPKLLRRVIQNFLTNAFRYNPEGKVVLGARRVNGQVRIDVWDNGTGIDEDKQQEIFEEFTRGSQVRADQGLGLGLAISKGIAHVLGHQISMRSWPGQGSVFSINLARAEKVAPVVQASAPMATSDIEHLKILCVDNEREILVGMENLIGRWGCEVKTAVDLVESLQCLDNDWQPDVIFSDYRLDNGRTGLEVLQQCRLRLGDSFEGVIISADRTDDMLAAIKANSFSFIAKPVKPLKLRAVLNRVS; from the coding sequence ATGCAAGGATGGGTAGTAATTCCAGTCTCTTTAGCTTACTTGGGCGTGTTATTTCTGATCGCGTGGTATGGAGACAGGCAAGTTCGTTGGCTATCACGCTGGCGTCCATGGATCTATAGCCTTTCTATTGCGGTGTATTGTACCTCTTGGACTTTCTACGGAACGGTCGGGCAGGCCAGTAATAACCCTTGGTCGTTCTTGCCCATCTACCTCGCCCCTATTTTAGTTTTCACGTTGGGGTGGCGGATCTTAGCTCGGCTGATCCTCATCGCGAAGCGTGAACACATCACCTCTATTGCCGACTTTATCGCGGCTCGTTATGGAAAGTCTCAGGGCTTGGCTGTTGCCGTCACTGTGATTGCCGTGGTCGGTATTCTTCCTTATATCGCGCTACAGCTACGTGGTATCACGATGGGCTTGGAGATTGTAGCTCCCGATCTTGCCGAAGATTTCGGATATCAGAATTATCACGTCTCTTGGTTTGTAGTCGGTGCATTAGCGATTTTTACGATGCTTTTTGGTACGCGGCATATCGACAACACGGAACATCACCGTGGCATGATGATGGCGGTGGCGTTTGAGTCGATTGTAAAACTAGCGGCCTTCTTGATTGTTGGTCTGTTTATCATTTACCTCGCGATGAGTAGCGATAAAATCGACTTGCTTGATGTTGCGGCTTCCACTTATGAATCGCCCAATATTCCCACGTTAGTGATTCACACTATTCTCACGATGTTGGCGATTGTCTGTCTGCCGCGTCAGTTTCACACCATGGTGGTTGAAAACGAACGACCTCAAGACTTACACACCGCTCGCTGGTTATTTCCTCTTTATCTCATTCTGATGGGGCTATTTGTTCTACCGATTGCTTGGGCAGGTCAGGGATTACTTACTGGTATGCCGGCTGATACTTATGTGATCAGCGTGCCGATGGCAGAAGGAGCCAATCATATTGCTTTGCTGGCTTTTCTTGGAGGTACCTCGGCGGCGAGTGGTATGGTGATTGTCTCGACCATTGCATTGGCGATCATGGTATCGAATGATCTTGTGATGCCACTGTTGTTGCGTCGTATGCGCTTGACGCAAAGAACGCATAAACATTTTTCTGGCTTGTTATTGGTGATTCGTCGTGGGCTGATCCTATTACTGCTGCTGGGTGCTTGGGCATTTTATCAGGCGCTCGATACCATTCATTCTCTGTCGGCGATCGGCTTTCTTTCCTTTGCGGCGATTGCGCAGTTTGCCCCCGCCTTGATCGGTGGTTTGTATTGGCGTCTGGGTAATCGAAAGGGCGTTTATGTTGGCTTATTAGTCGGTTCAGTGATTTGGCTGATCACCCTGATGAGCCAAACCAGTATGTTGGCGGGCGATAGCGACAGTAATTTACTGCTGTGGATGATTACGCCGCCAGAGTTGCTGAGTAGTTGGGATGTCAGCAGTTCAAACTGGGGTATCGTGATGAGTATCTTACTCAATACCCTGTGTTATGTAGTGGTCTCGATGACGACACGACCAAGCCTAAGTGAGCGCTTACAATCAGCAGCATTTGTTGGTACGCCACTGCCTGAAAATGAAAATATCAGCCTCTATCAGAACCGAGTCACGGTGGCGGAGTTAGAGATGCTCGCCTCGCGTTTTGTCGGTCGAAAGCGAGCGAAAAGTGCCTTACACAGCTATTGGCAGCAACACGGCCAGCCGTTACTTCCTAATCAACAAGCGCCTGCTAGTTTGATTCGACACGCAGAGCGCGTGCTCGCAGGGGTATTTGGTGCTTCTTCCGCAAAGTTAGTACTCACTTCGGCCTTGCAGGGCAGAAATATGCAGCTTGAGGAAGTGGCGACCATCGTAGATGAAGCATCAGAGCTGTACGATTTCAGTCGTGGTTTATTGCAAGGTGCGATTGAACACATAGGGCAAGGCATTGCAGTAATAGACAAACAAATGAGGCTGGTGGCGTGGAATCAACGTTACTTAGAACTGTTTGAATTCCCTGTTGGATTGATTCAAGTCGGCCGGCCCATTTCAGATGTGATTCGCCACAATGCTCAACAAGGCTTGTGTGGTCCGGGTGACCCAGAAGATCACGTTCGACGTCGTGTTTATCACCTCGAGCAAGGCACACGACACACCTCATCTCGTATTCGTCCTGATGGCCGAGTGATTGAGGTGCAAGGTAACCCGATGCCAAGTGGTGGCTTTGTAATGAGCTTTACCGACATCACGGTATTCAGACAAGCAGAGCAAGCGCTAAAAGATGCCAATGAAAGTTTGGAGTCGAGGGTTCATGAGCGAACTCAAGAGCTTGAAAAGCTCAATCAGCGTTTAGTTAAAGCCACTCAAATTTCTGACCAAGAATCTCAATCTAAGAGCCGTTTTCTTGCCGCAGTAAGTCACGATTTGATGCAGCCGCTCAATGCCGCGCGTCTATTTGCTTCGTCGCTGTCTGAGGTGGCGAAAGAGCAAGAGGAGAAGCAGCTTTCTTCTCATATCGAAAGTGCGTTGGGTGCGGCTGAAGATCTGATTGGCGACCTGCTTGATATCTCGCGATTAGAGTCAGGAAAATTAGAAACTAACATTCACGCGATTGCCGTGCATGATGTGCTGACCAATTTGAATGCTGAATTTAGTGCTTTGGCAACGCAGCAGAAGATTCAATTCCAGATGATCCCATCGTCACTGTTTATTCACTCGGATCCTAAATTATTGAGACGCGTGATTCAGAACTTTTTGACTAATGCGTTCCGCTATAACCCTGAGGGTAAAGTCGTTCTCGGTGCGAGACGAGTAAATGGTCAGGTGCGAATCGATGTGTGGGATAACGGAACCGGTATCGACGAAGACAAGCAACAAGAGATCTTCGAAGAGTTTACGCGTGGTAGCCAAGTTCGTGCCGATCAAGGTTTGGGGTTAGGGTTAGCGATCTCGAAAGGTATTGCCCATGTTCTCGGTCATCAAATATCGATGCGTTCATGGCCAGGACAAGGCAGCGTCTTTTCCATCAACTTAGCGAGAGCTGAAAAAGTTGCTCCGGTTGTGCAAGCTTCGGCGCCAATGGCGACCAGCGACATCGAACATCTGAAAATATTGTGTGTCGATAATGAACGAGAAATCTTAGTTGGTATGGAAAACTTGATTGGACGTTGGGGCTGTGAGGTTAAGACCGCCGTCGACTTAGTCGAAAGCTTGCAGTGCCTTGATAATGATTGGCAGCCGGATGTAATTTTCTCTGATTATCGCCTCGATAATGGCCGAACGGGTCTCGAAGTGTTGCAGCAATGTCGTTTGCGTCTTGGAGATTCTTTTGAAGGGGTCATCATCAGTGCCGATAGAACCGATGACATGTTAGCTGCGATAAAGGCCAACAGCTTCAGCTTTATTGCTAAGCCAGTAAAACCGTTAAAACTCAGAGCGGTATTGAATCGTGTGAGTTAA
- a CDS encoding 3'-5' exonuclease produces MNRLVRYYWHHKLKGSPYQPLFTAPIDHEYVSLDCETTSLDPNQAELVTIAATKIIGNRIITSQPFEVRLRAPQSLDCNSIKIHRIRHQDLKHGIEEKQALVELLDFIGNRPLVGYHIRYDKKILDRASLKQLGFPLPNRLVEVSQLYQDKLERQLPNAYFDLSMDAICRQLDLPIPVNKHDALQDAISAALIFVRLKHGDLPRFNSSYS; encoded by the coding sequence ATGAATAGGTTGGTTCGCTATTACTGGCATCACAAGCTCAAAGGCTCTCCCTATCAGCCTCTCTTTACTGCGCCAATTGATCACGAATATGTCTCACTCGATTGCGAAACCACCAGCCTAGACCCCAATCAGGCAGAATTAGTTACTATTGCCGCGACAAAGATCATCGGTAACCGAATCATTACCAGCCAACCTTTTGAAGTCCGATTGCGCGCCCCTCAATCGCTCGATTGCAATTCAATAAAAATCCACCGTATTCGTCATCAAGATCTAAAGCACGGCATCGAAGAAAAACAGGCTTTAGTTGAGTTACTGGATTTCATCGGAAATCGTCCTTTAGTCGGCTATCACATCCGTTATGATAAAAAAATTCTCGACCGCGCCAGTTTAAAACAACTTGGATTTCCACTGCCTAACCGATTAGTCGAAGTGAGCCAACTTTATCAAGACAAACTCGAAAGACAGCTACCCAATGCCTATTTTGATCTCAGTATGGACGCCATTTGTCGCCAGCTCGATTTACCCATCCCCGTCAATAAACATGATGCATTACAAGACGCTATCTCTGCAGCTCTGATCTTTGTGCGCCTGAAACATGGTGACCTGCCTCGTTTCAACTCTTCTTATTCTTAA